TGATTTAAATCCATTTGGATATCCAGCTTCAGCTAATAGGGCTTTAGCTTTTTCTATATCAACTGTCCAAGCTTTTGCCTCATCACTGTGTCCAAATACTTTTGGTCCAATAAGTGAATTAGCTCTTGTAGCTGATCCTTTATATACTGTAGAAATAATATCATCTACATTAATTGCTGATGCAATAGCTTGTCTTACTCTAACATCATTGAAAGGTGCTTTTTTAGTATTAAATCCAATGTAATCAATAGATAGAGATGGCTCTTCTAAGAATACTAGATTTTTGTCTTCTCTTATTCTTTCTTTATCCATTCCTTCAATATCATAAGCTATATCTATTTCACCTGTTTCCAATCCTATTGTTCTGTTAGTTGCTTCAGGTATTGCTCTGAATATAACCTTTTTTATAGGAGTTTCTCCTAAGAAATAATCTGAATTAGCCTCAAGAATTATTCTGTCCCCAGATGCCCATGACACAAATTTATATGGTCCTGTTCCTACTGGTTGCTGTCCATAAGAATCACCTGCAGCTTTAACAGCCTTTTCATTAAGTATTGCTGTTGTAGGATGACATAAATGACTTAGTAAAGCTCCAAATGGCTGTTTAGTTATTACTTTAACAGTATTCTCATCCACTACTTCCACTTTATCCACAGTTCCTATAATATGAGATACTTGTGGAGAACTTTTCATTCTATCTAAAGAAAATTTAACATCTGCTGCTGTCAAAGGTTCACCATTGTGAAATTTTACTCCTTTTCTTAAATGAAATACAGTTGTTACATCATCTGGCTGTTCCCATGATTCAGCAAGACTTGGTACAATATTCATATTTTCATCTTGTTCAACTAATCTATCATATATTTGAACTGTTACTTTTGATGACGGTGCATCATTTGTTGCATGTGGATCCAAAGATTTTGCATCTGCTCCATTAGCTACTACCAAAGTATCTTTTGTTGCTGCTTTTGCTCCTGCTGTCTCCTTACCTCCACCACAAGAGATAAATAAGAATATTGATAGAAGTACTAAGACCAATAGATGTAATTTCTTTTTCATAAATAACATTCCTCCCTAAAACTATTTTTTTATTTAGTTTCATTTTGAAATTTTTTTGTCATTTTTTCAAAATGAAAACTTTTTTTGAGTGTACATAATTGAAATAATTACTTTTATTATAACACTCTTTCTATAATAAGGATACAACATTTTTAAAATAAGTAAAGATATATTTTTTTCTATTGCTCTTAAACATTATCTTTTTTAAATATAATTATAGAAAGAATGTACTATTTATTGGAGTTTAAGTCAAATTTATAAAATTTATATAAGAAATATAGATTTTATATATGATAAAATATTGTATTATTATTTGAACAAATTTCCTATTTATTAAGTATAAAAATTAAATTTCTTTAATAATTTATAAAATTAAGTCTATTTTTTTGAATAAATTTTTGAAGCTACATAGGCTGTTATTGGTACTGCAATCAAAATTCCTATACTACCACAAAAAGCTCTTAATATTTCTACAACTATTGATTCAAAATTCAATATTCTTATAAGAGGATACTGACTTTTTTGTAAATATATAAAAATAGTTGTCATAAGGCTGCTTCCTATATAAGCAAGAATAAGTGTATTTATCATTGTTCCTATTATATCGCTCCCTATTCTCATCCCTGATAAAAAAAGTTCTTTTCTGTGTATATCTTGATTTTTTTCTTTTATTTCATTTAATGCTGAAGATATAGACATAGCCACATCCATTACTGCTCCCATACTTCCTAAAATAACACCAGCAGATATTACTTCTTTTATCTTTATATTCTGCAGCATTGAAGCATAATTTAAAGCTTCAGTTGTAACATATCCAGTCAGCCTCATTGAATTTACAAATATAAAAGATAATACTCCAGCTACTAAAACTCCACCCAATGCTCCTAATATAGCTATTATTCCTTTACTATTAAATCCTGTCATAAGATATATAGTGACAGTAGAAGCAAAAAGTGCAGTTATAACTGATAATAGTATAGGAGAATATCCAACTATTATTCCAGGAATAAAAACTTTATATATAAATGCTACTACAAACAATAGAGCTATCATAGCTTTAAAACCTTTGAACTTTGAAAATGCTAATGTGATAACCACAAAGAGTATTCCTAAGTATAAAATATCATTTCTTTTATCTTTATCAGCTACATAATATTTTTCATTTCCTTCTTCATCAATATCATGATAAAGAACTACATTATCTCCTTCTTTTACATTTATATTAAAAGCATCTTCTCGATAGATAGGAAATTCTATAAGTATCTTATCTCCTTTTCTATCACCTTCCATTATCATCACATCATAAAGTATAATCTCTTTCAATTCTTCAACTTCT
The window above is part of the Fusobacterium sp. genome. Proteins encoded here:
- a CDS encoding glutathione ABC transporter substrate-binding protein, whose amino-acid sequence is MKKKLHLLVLVLLSIFLFISCGGGKETAGAKAATKDTLVVANGADAKSLDPHATNDAPSSKVTVQIYDRLVEQDENMNIVPSLAESWEQPDDVTTVFHLRKGVKFHNGEPLTAADVKFSLDRMKSSPQVSHIIGTVDKVEVVDENTVKVITKQPFGALLSHLCHPTTAILNEKAVKAAGDSYGQQPVGTGPYKFVSWASGDRIILEANSDYFLGETPIKKVIFRAIPEATNRTIGLETGEIDIAYDIEGMDKERIREDKNLVFLEEPSLSIDYIGFNTKKAPFNDVRVRQAIASAINVDDIISTVYKGSATRANSLIGPKVFGHSDEAKAWTVDIEKAKALLAEAGYPNGFKSKIWINENPDRRDIAIILQDQLRAIGVDIAVETLEWGAFLDGTSNGNHEMFILGWVSVTGDADYGLYPLLHSSCFGGAGNRAFYDNPKVDELLTKARNSNDQDERKALYNEVQIIAQEEVPLYITAYKAQNVGLQKYVDNFKLKAAGHHRLYGTKFKQN
- a CDS encoding YibE/F family protein, encoding MKKFILLILLIYSLFSITIYSQEEYIKGKILKLEDCLSPEEEVEELKEIILYDVMIMEGDRKGDKILIEFPIYREDAFNINVKEGDNVVLYHDIDEEGNEKYYVADKDKRNDILYLGILFVVITLAFSKFKGFKAMIALLFVVAFIYKVFIPGIIVGYSPILLSVITALFASTVTIYLMTGFNSKGIIAILGALGGVLVAGVLSFIFVNSMRLTGYVTTEALNYASMLQNIKIKEVISAGVILGSMGAVMDVAMSISSALNEIKEKNQDIHRKELFLSGMRIGSDIIGTMINTLILAYIGSSLMTTIFIYLQKSQYPLIRILNFESIVVEILRAFCGSIGILIAVPITAYVASKIYSKK